One stretch of Enoplosus armatus isolate fEnoArm2 chromosome 1, fEnoArm2.hap1, whole genome shotgun sequence DNA includes these proteins:
- the fam120b gene encoding constitutive coactivator of peroxisome proliferator-activated receptor gamma yields the protein MGVKGLQYFMDRCCPEACVTVNLREMAGRHVAKGQQGCTTTANTNSPTLVVDGMACLRHWYSCKDWVCGGQWKEYMDVLKSWVEAFSSAGIRLVFFFDGVVEEQKRREWVKRRRRVNGEVSKLFRHMKAHGEQPDRDLFCLPSGLATFTSFALRSLGLEVFCSVQEADYEIASYARQHSSLGILGQDSDFIIYDSAPYLSVAKLRIDSLTTLYDRQRLCRTIGLAVSQLPVLACLLGNDVVSEERMQHIRNDAMASYRIHNPTPHRGAPQGQMVLAVSHLVSSLWGREEEETGLIPQSLNLSASHRELLKRGICSYLLPGQEALQQHDTSSLPSAPAFEKHVSPEILKACREKHVATEGFMVYSVVCEGVIECSNTLEDEEDAELLPQALVYKPCRQHIYGLLLLHGHDGSSMDLPAIREWFVYPGNPLQEPDMVHPVPISLPCDQPSLDLLWFGTGPEVSALRLTSFLSIFNCQEFSELYGTIEDSLLAALCLVTYIVLQVQTLSQEDLDAYLSQAVCLRLKSPQELQQIKLPFLCSRAVQLGSLYVRGLSHLLGANCASGCPLPNAALMPWHSFDGRLFHSKYLLAHSGTEKTVLLDSDSSCLSLFLCLREKLTETCRKRGRVLQSRPNLPEQSHKTTPGPRYRERLTGRPPGGGENWRQRGETTGGHRNGGGWRERGGQHFHPRPDSYCHDGEPQNMSRPPNQPRGRSHHHRGRHKLAPRWWQPPTPGT from the exons aTGGGTGTGAAAGGTCTTCAGTACTTTATGGACCGCTGCTGTCCAGAAGCCTGTGTGACCGTGAACCTGAGAGAAATGGCCGGACGGCATGTTGCCAAAGGCCAGCAGGGCTGCACAACCACAGCTAACACGAACA GCCCCACACTCGTCGTGGATGGCATGGCCTGCCTGCGTCACTGGTACTCATGTAAGGACTGGGTGTGTGGGGGCCAGTGGAAAGAGTACATGGATGTGCTAAAGAGCTGGGTGGAGGCCTTCTCCTCAGCAGGCATTAGACTGGTCTTCTTCTTTGATGGGGTGGTGGAAGAGCAGAAGAGACGGGAGTGG GTGAAGAGGAGACGCAGAGTGAACGGCGAGGTTTCTAAACTATTTCGTCACATGAAGGCACATGGAGAGCAGCCCGACAGAGATCTCTTTTGTCTGCCTTCTGGTCTGGCAACATTCACAAGCTTTGCTCTCAG GTCATTGGGTCTAGAAGTGTTTTGCTCAGTTCAGGAAGCTGACTATGAGATTGCCAGCTATGCTCGTCAGCATAGCAGCCTGGGCATTCTGGGACAGGACTCAGACTTCATCATATACGACAG TGCCCCCTACTTGTCTGTGGCAAAGCTGCGGATCGACAGCCTCACCACTCTGTACGACCGACAGAGGCTATGCCGAACCATTGGATTGGCTGTTTCCCAGCTACCTGTGCTGGCATGTCTCCTAGGTAATGATGTGGTGTCAGAGGAGCGGATGCAGCACATCAGGAATGACGCCATGGCATCATACAG GATACACAATCCCACACCACACCGTGGTGCTCCTCAGGGCCAGATGGTGCTCGCTGTATCCCACCTTGTTAGCTCCTTgtggggcagagaggaggaagagactgGGCTTATCCCTCAATCTCTGAATCTGTCAGCTTCTCACAGAGAGCTATTGAAGAGGGGGATTTGCTCCTACTTACTGCCTGGACAGGAAGCTCTTCAACAACATGACACTTCTTCACTTCCATCTGCCCCTGCCTTTGAGAAACATGTTAGTCCAGAAATCTTAAAG GCCTGCAGAGAGAAGCATGTAGCAACTGAGGGTTTCATGGtttacagtgttgtgtgtgagggagtCATTGAATGTAGCAACACtctggaggatgaggaggacgcTGAATTGCTGCCTCAGGCCCTCGTCTACAAGCCCTGCAGACAACACATCtatgggctgctgctgctgcacggGCATGATG gcagcAGTATGGACCTTCCAGCAATCAGGGAATGGTTTGTCTACCCTGGAAACCCTCTGCAGGAACCTGACATGGTCCACCCTGTCCCCATCAGCCTCCCAT GTGATCAGCCCAGTCTGGACCTGTTATGGTTCGGCACTGGTCCTGAAGTCTCTGCTCTTCGCCTGACGTCCTTCCTTTCAATTTTCAACTGCCAGGAGTTCTCTGAGTTATATGGCACCATTGAAGACTCTCTTCTGGCTGCTCTCTGCCTGGTCACTTACATAGTCCTCCAG GTACAAACTTTGTCTCAAGAGGACTTGGATGCTTACCTGAGTCAGGCCGTGTGTCTGAGACTAAAATCCCCTCAGGAGCTTCAACAGATCAAG CTGCCTTTCCTTTGCAGCCGTGCGGTGCAGCTGGGATCTCTCTACGTCCGAGGACTGAGCCACCTGCTGGGTGCTAACTGTGCCAGCGGCTGCCCGCTGCCCAACGCTGCCCTGATGCCTTGGCACAGCTTCGATGGACGGCTGTTCCACTCAAAGTACCTGCTGGCACATAGCGGCACCGAGAAAACTGTGTTGCTGGACAGTGAT TcgtcctgtttgtctctgtttctctgcctgaGAGAGAAACTTACAGAAACCTGCAGGAAACGAGGCAGAGTCCTGCAGTCCAGACCCAATCTACCAGAACAAAGTCATAAAACCACACCAGGACCAAGATACAGAGAAAGACTCACAG GACGGCCTCCGGGTGGTGGTGAGAACTGGAGGCAAAGAGGAGAGACGACAGGAGGACATAGAAAcggaggaggatggagggagagagggggccAACATTTTCACCCTCGTCCTGATTCTTATTGCCATGATGGAGAACCCCAGAACATGAGCCGTCCTCCAAATCAGCCCAGAGGTCGATCGCACCACCACAGAGGGAGACACAAGCTGGCTCCGAG atgGTGGCAGCCTCCTACACCAGGAACATAA